A stretch of DNA from Candidatus Micrarchaeum acidiphilum ARMAN-2:
CCAAGAAAACAAAAAGACCAGTTATTTCTAAGAGAATACGCGACGTTGAAGGAGCTAAACAACAATGGACTTATAGAGTTCTCAAAAATAGACGAAAAATATAATCTTAAAGAAGGCTCTGCTCAATACACCTACCACAAGCTTATCGCAGAAGATATGATGAAACGGATTACAATAGCAATGGATAAGCCGCCAATAAAAGATACAGCCATAATAATAGCCGAGCAGCTGGATGTCAACAAGTTCAACGCACACAAAAAGGATTATTATATAGAAACGCTGTCAGACTCGAACACACCACTTAACAAGTATATATTCGCAGGCGATATTGGCTCCCCCTATGGAATAATACTAATAACAACAACATATAGCGACGGCGAAATAGAAAAAATAGAAGAAAGTTTAATTCGTAGCATGCGCGGGTGCACTTTGCGCACTTCAATTGTATCAAGTATATTAACTGGAAATTTAGGATTTAGAAAAATAGACACAAGTAAAACTTGGATATATGAAAAACTACTCAAAGAATACAATAAGCAATAATCAATATGCAAAATATATAAAATACCTACAAACTAATATTAAGATCCGCTAGAGCCTCCCATCATATCACCAATCATCATATTTTCAATCCACAATTGAATAGCAGAATTTAAATACCTTATCCCTATTTTTGTATACACAACTCTAAACTAATTTAAGGCCCAAAACATGCGTATAATAACAAAGTTCTTGGTTGGCACTTTCAGTTATAGGAAAATAGAAATAAAAGAATCTGCAACATATAAGATTTATCAAAAAGACCAAATACAATAGCAACTAACTTAAAAACTAAAAATCATACTAAAATATCTATTAATTTTTAGTATCCCCCTGCTCCTCCCATCATATCACCAATCATTATATTTTCAATCCACAATTGAATAGCATAATTTAAATACGTTTTCTTTTACCTTGATATATGACTTATGCCATATCCTGCCTCCATGGCGCTGATTAAATGCAAGACAAAGAACTAATGCGTTTGCTTGGCCTAGGCAGCCTCATACCTTCTTCAATAGTGCGCCTCGCATCTTCGAAAAAGGACCTGAAGGAACTGCTTCCGGTTCTCAACAGTGCATGTCGCGGCCGCAGTTTCTGCCAGGTATTTAACCCAGAAGCAATAATAGACGAAGCGCACCTGCAGCTTGCATACATAAATGCAATGGCTGCATTTGATGAGAAGCGAAACATGTCTAAAAGCATGCAGATAGAAATGCTCCTTTTTGCGGCAATGACACGGCAGATAAACGAAGCCATAAAGGCCGTAGGCGCAAAATCGAGCAGAAGGCTGCTGCTCTTCTGCAGCGATAAAAAAACCTTCGATAAAATCAAGTCAAACTTCTCCGCGTTTGAAGAATTCAGGCCAACTCCAATGCATTCCAAATCTGCCATGGCTGCCCTCGGAATCAAAAGCATGGAGCAAATGAGCAACGCTATAGCCGTTACCGGCCTTCAAGTATAACTATAACTAAAATAGAAAAAAAGAGGATCGTACTGCAGGCACCTGCCTGCAGCCTTGCTTGCCGGATCAGAGCTTTCCTATGTCCTTTACAACGTCAATGTCGAGAGCTTCCTTGCCCTTCCTCCAGTTTGCAGGAATTGCGCACATATGGCCTTCCTTTGCCGGGTGGTCCCTAAGGTACTTTAAGCCCAGGAACGCGTTAAGTACATGCTCCGCATCCTTGCCAAGGTTGTTGTTGAATGCAGAAATGTACTGCACGTTGCCCTCTGGGTCAAGTATAACCACAGACCTCCTTGCCTGTCCAGTGCTTTCATTAAGCAGGCCAAACTTCCTGGCAATGCTTTTGTTGAAGTCTTCTACCATCGGTATGGAGCTCTTCTGCACCCTTGGGCTTGTCTGCGCCCAACCCTTGTGCGAGAATATGCTGTCTGTGCTTATTGCGTAGACGTCCGCGTCGTTGCTCTTGAATTCATCATACAGCTTCATGAATTCCTCTATGTCTGTCGCGCATACAAATGTAAAGTCGCCAGGATAAAAAGTCAAAACCGTCCATCTGCCCTTCTTAGGTATATCAACAGACTCTATCTTGTCTTCCTTTGGGAAATAAGCCTTTGCCTTTATCTCTTCTATCTTTTCTTCTACTGGTACTGCTGCTTCCATAATATCACCACTAACCTTTTGTACATTAAGATATTTAATATTTGTATTTTAAACTATTTAAACTGATAAAATGGCTAAAAATATTGACAAAATGCTTATATCGCAGCTGATTGAGGACTCTGATATCCATATTGCAGAGCTTGCAAAGGCTCTTGGCGTAAGCCGCGGGACTGTGAGAAACCGTCTGATGAGCCTAAAAAACAGCAAGGTTGTAATAGGATACAAGGCGCGCGCCAGGCTGAAGCAGATTGGAATGGACGAAGCTCTGGTGGGCATAGACATACTTCCAGAGAAATACCTTGACGTAATATCCAAGCTGCGCGATACCGAATCCGTGAAGGAGCTTTACAGGACCAGCGGAGACCACTCTGCCATTGCGCTAATGGTTGCTGATTCAGAATCAATAGAATCAGAGATATCGAAACTCAAAAGCATAGACGGAGTGCGCAACGTTTATCCCTCTTTTGTGCAAGAAACGGTCAAATGACTAATCCTTTAGAGTCACATATATCGGCGCGTGGTCCGAGCCTCTAATCTCGGAAAGTATTCCCGCATTGACTATCCTGCTGCGCATCTGCTTGCTCGCCACGAAATAGTCTATGCGCCATCCAATGTTCCTGTCCCTTGCATGGCTGAAATAAGCCCACCACGTGTAATGCTCTGCACCTTTGTTGAAGATCCTGAAGGTGTCCAGCCTGCCTCCTCCAAGGAATTCCGTCATCCACTCTCTTTCCTCGTCAGTAAAACCTGCGTTTCCCCTGTTCTCCGCCGGCCTTGCTATGTCTATATCCTTATGTGCCACGTTGAAGTCCCCGCACACCAGCACCGGCTTCTTTGCCTCAAGCCTTCCTATATACTTTTCGAAATCCCTGTCGAACTTGATCTTGAATTCCAGCCTTGAAAGGTCTCTTCTCGAATTCGGAAAATACGCATTTACAAAATAATAATCGTCAAACTCCAGACGCTGCACTCTGCCCTCGTCATCCTCGAATTCGGTGGAATACGAAATCGGCTTGATCTTTGTCATGACCATGGTGCCGCTGTACCCCTTCCTTGCAGCCGAGTTAACATACATCGCATATCCCAGGCTCTTCAGTCCTTTAGGTATGCTTTCCTCACCTGCCTTTATCTCTTGGAATGCAATAATGTCCGGCTTCTCCGATTCCAGCAAGCCCACTACGCTCTTTTCAGCTGCCCTGATGCCATTGACATTCCAAGATA
This window harbors:
- a CDS encoding alkyl hydroperoxide reductase/ Thiol specific antioxidant/ Mal allergen encodes the protein MEAAVPVEEKIEEIKAKAYFPKEDKIESVDIPKKGRWTVLTFYPGDFTFVCATDIEEFMKLYDEFKSNDADVYAISTDSIFSHKGWAQTSPRVQKSSIPMVEDFNKSIARKFGLLNESTGQARRSVVILDPEGNVQYISAFNNNLGKDAEHVLNAFLGLKYLRDHPAKEGHMCAIPANWRKGKEALDIDVVKDIGKL
- a CDS encoding transcriptional regulator, AsnC family; this translates as MAKNIDKMLISQLIEDSDIHIAELAKALGVSRGTVRNRLMSLKNSKVVIGYKARARLKQIGMDEALVGIDILPEKYLDVISKLRDTESVKELYRTSGDHSAIALMVADSESIESEISKLKSIDGVRNVYPSFVQETVK
- a CDS encoding exodeoxyribonuclease III Xth; this translates as MAISLISWNVNGIRAAEKSVVGLLESEKPDIIAFQEIKAGEESIPKGLKSLGYAMYVNSAARKGYSGTMVMTKIKPISYSTEFEDDEGRVQRLEFDDYYFVNAYFPNSRRDLSRLEFKIKFDRDFEKYIGRLEAKKPVLVCGDFNVAHKDIDIARPAENRGNAGFTDEEREWMTEFLGGGRLDTFRIFNKGAEHYTWWAYFSHARDRNIGWRIDYFVASKQMRSRIVNAGILSEIRGSDHAPIYVTLKD